Proteins from a single region of Pyrus communis chromosome 6, drPyrComm1.1, whole genome shotgun sequence:
- the LOC137737522 gene encoding peptidyl-prolyl cis-trans isomerase CYP23 — MWNRKSALIGLISCFYFHSVFLTSFVAASSPELLLGSARVVFQTNYGDIEFGFYPTVAPKTVEHIFKLVRLGGYNTNHIFRVEKGFVAQVADVASGRSAPMNKEQRREAEKTVVGEFSDVKHVRGILSMGRYEDPNSAGSSFSMLLGDSPHLDGKYAIFGKVTKGDETLRALEELPTHREGIFVMPTERITILSTYYYDTEMEHCEHERSVMKQRLAASAVEIERQRMKCFP, encoded by the exons ATGTGGAACCGCAAATCGGCGCTGATCGGATTGATCAGTTGCTTTTACTTTCACTCCGTATTTCTGACTAGTTTCGTCGCCGCTTCTTCTCCGGAGCTGCTGCTCGGATCTGCCCGCGTCGTTTTTCAG ACCAACTATGGCGACATCGAATTCGGGTTCTACCCGACCGTCGCGCCGAAGACGGTGGAGCACATTTTCAAGCTGGTCCGTCTCGGCGGCTACAACACCAACCACATCTTTAGGGTTGAGAAAGGGTTCGTCGCCCAGGTGGCCGACGTGGCCAGCGGAAGATCGGCTCCGATGAACAAGGAGCAGCGGAGAGAGGCGGAGAAGACGGTGGTCGGAGAGTTCAGTGACGTTAAGCATGTCAGGGGCATTCTTTCCATGGGAAG ATATGAAGATCCGAACAGCGCCGGATCCTCCTTCTCAATGCTGCTTGGAGATTCCCCTCATCTTGATGGGAAG TATGCAATATTTGGGAAAGTTACTAAAGGTGATGAGACCTTGAGAGCGCTTGAGGAACTCCCTACACATCGGGAAGGGATTTTCGTAATG CCCACCGAGCGCATTACAATTCTGTCAACATACTACTATG ACACCGAGATGGAGcattgtgaacatgagaggtcTGTTATGAAGCAGAGGCTTGCTGCATCTGCTGTTGAAATCGAGAGACAG AGAATGAAATGTTTCCCATGA